From the Hordeum vulgare subsp. vulgare chromosome 1H, MorexV3_pseudomolecules_assembly, whole genome shotgun sequence genome, the window CCACGGAAGGCCGCCGTCTCCCCGTCCCCGCGCGCACGAGCACCTCTTATCCACAGCTCCGCCAATTCCAGCGCAACGTCTTCAGCTCCAGCATTTTGCCAGCTCCGGTGGAGGACGTGCATAACTGGGAAGTCGAGGCACACCCACAAACACAGGGGATGTTGAAACCAACATTTAAATTTTCTATGTGCTTCAACCGACATCATAATTTGCTATAACCAACATCGCATTCTGCTATCACCGGTGCAGCACTTTGCAACATCACCAttattttttgctacaatcggCGTTCAAATCATTGTTGCAACCGTTGCTGCATTTTTCTACCGCCAGCGAGGAATTTTGCTACATCTATGATGACAGAGCTTAGACCGGAGACGGTGGCAAGATGTTTTGCTGCAATCGTATTTTAATTTTGCTACCACCCGTGAGGGAATTTGCTACCTCCATCATGGCAGAGTCGCGACCCACGACGAAGGAGACGATAACTTTTACTACAAATGTCGTGCTTTTTTGCTACTGTAGACATGAAGCTCGTCAGCgaccgacgacgacgacaataaccaaCGGCGAGGGGCGGCGACTAGGGACGACCGGTGTTGAGAGGAgatgaggaggggaggggaggcgaggGGGCGGCGCCCTCCTTCCTCTCCCTTTCTTCCGTGCAGGAGGTTGAAGATGAGGTGtgtgggaggaggaggatgaggtgtgtgggaggaggaggagagatttGACAGCTGCACGCGTGCAAACCGAACGGATCTGGACTGTCTTGGTAAAAAATTGGGCCATCACGCCGGCGTAGAGCGTTGCCCTATTTTATAGTATATATTTAGAACTAAAGAACACTCATGCAACAGTTTATTGGGGCGTTACAGCTTTCGTGATAATCGTGAGCTTTCATGAAGCTTTTTCTATCACCGATTGAAGTTTTTGCATCTATAATTGAACCTTTTTTGTTGGCAATTGCATATTTTTTCGTTGCACGGTATCCTGGTTGAAACTTTTGCATctatggttgaagcttttctaaTCGACAGTTGTAGCTTTTCTGGTTGACGGTTGTAGCTTTTTTCTTTTCACAGGTtccggttgattcttttttaATATACAGATAAAGCTTTTTCTGTCAACGGTTGCATAACTGGTCGGCCCCAGCTTCAGTCATCTCCGGTTTAAACTTTTTCATGGTCGATTGCAATTTTCTCAGGTGCCGGTTGCAGATTTGCGTGTTACACAAAACTAGTTGTATCATCGATGCAGCAAAAGGTCAACATTGTTTCCAGCAAAATTTACCTTCGGTTTCAAGAAAAAATATGTCCGGTTATAGCACTGTTGGGAGAACAGTTTGAGATGCATGGGGAGGTAAGGCGAATGGAAAAGAGTGACAAGACGAGACGAAGAATAAgccaagaaaaaaagaaaatgcgCGCGGAAAGATAAACTTCAGGCCTATCGAATGCATGTGCCAGTCTATTCCCCGCGTGACAGAGGAATCGAGTGAGGGGCGGCCGGCCGAGTGCTCGGTAGGCCGTCCGTAGGATAACGTTTCTCTATACAGAAATTTCAGCTGCGGAGACACAAAATATTTGAAGACAGTGGACAAATATAGGTTGCTCTTGCTTCCTTATTCCAACACAAGATACAAACATAGACTCTTGAGTTAACACCCGACACGTACGGTCGACTAAAAACAAGCCATGACCAAGAAATCTAACAAAATGGAGGgaattttttttgtgattttttttatgGCAAATGAGGTGGTAGAAAGCAGCTGCAGGCTCCCAGTAGAAGTGATAGATCACTCTACTTGGTGTACTCCATTGCCCAGAAGTTCGCAAAGATGTAGCTGGCCTTGACGCCTGTAAACCCTGCAGCCTTGGCTAGCTTCTCGAAGTCCCTGAGGTTCCTTTCCTTGCCGCCGGGGCTGTACGCCAGCAAGCTGGCGTCCACACAGATTAACCCCTGCGCGTTGTTTGTCGCGTCCGGGTTCACTGGCAGGATACATTCCACGTTGATCACCTTACCATGCGCGGGCAGTGCGTCGTAGCAGTTCTTGAGGAGTACCGCACACTCGTCGTCGCTGAAGCAGGGGAGAATCCATTTCATGAGGATGGCGTCTCCGGACGGCACCATCTCAAACATGTCGCCGCCGACGTGTTCGACGCCGGGGTAGGGCTGCGCGTCGGAGATTACGTGGGGAAGGTCGAAGTTGATCCCCTTTATGCTCGGGTACTTCTTGGTGATGGCGTGGATGACGGCGCCCACGCCACCCGCGAGATCCACAAGGGTGTCGATGCCGTCGAAACCAGTATACAATTCGAGAAGCTTCTTGGTGATGATGACCGAATGGTCCTTCATGGCCTCGTTAAAGAGGTGATTGAAGTGATCATCTGTGCCAGCGTAGTCAAACCACGACGCTCCGAATGCCTTGGTGAATGCACTGCCACCCTCAAGGACCGCGTCCTTCATGTGACACCTGCAAATTAATGAATTAACTTCATAAGATATCGCTTCTGATTTATATATGGTAGTTCGACAAGAAAGTATGATttacatgcatgaaaaacaaatcaCTAGAAACTTGTCTTTAAACtgaatattactccctccgtttctaaatatccatactctaaaacatgtctatataaatccgtatgtagttcataataaAACTGTAAAAAGACTTATACTTAGAAACGGAGAAAGTAAATTAAATGGATGTTTTTTGTGGC encodes:
- the LOC123405779 gene encoding flavone O-methyltransferase 1-like; the encoded protein is MANEEALMFALQLASSAVLPMTLRTCIELGLLETLVGAGGKTLTPEEVAAKLPSKAESNPDAASMVDRLLRVLATYKVVSCLVDECADGSLSRRYGAEPVCKWLTPNEDGVSMAPFCLLAQNKLFMEAWCHMKDAVLEGGSAFTKAFGASWFDYAGTDDHFNHLFNEAMKDHSVIITKKLLELYTGFDGIDTLVDLAGGVGAVIHAITKKYPSIKGINFDLPHVISDAQPYPGVEHVGGDMFEMVPSGDAILMKWILPCFSDDECAVLLKNCYDALPAHGKVINVECILPVNPDATNNAQGLICVDASLLAYSPGGKERNLRDFEKLAKAAGFTGVKASYIFANFWAMEYTK